One Myripristis murdjan chromosome 17, fMyrMur1.1, whole genome shotgun sequence DNA segment encodes these proteins:
- the LOC115375767 gene encoding leucine-rich repeat, immunoglobulin-like domain and transmembrane domain-containing protein 1, whose translation MAIKVSVSEMVCQWGVLLLFTLLVRNGLVDGCVCPAATVLAQFPSEIPAEVCCLNYSGSAFSHIPWPVFTNETNVEILDLSNCSISYINGTGVGASMLKEVFLNHNRLNTLPEDFLADQPSLRALHLGGNQLQELPEGFLRGSDNLQEVDLQGNQLSYLPGSVLQKPSLMRLGLDGNPWDCSCMLLESLEAGSHGNRTTSLHDLVGNLTCTSPMHLAGRVVWSVKLSNACRPPGLTALFILLPLLILSALLLCWCCGRKKRKETSTFSASKKRASSSNCNGQKHRAKQQPAALQSTKAGDGMNEGILKNQLLLRPASTLLGSTRDIYEEVEIKLGSVESLPRASSHCSTSTEGRQGTQGPEGGNKAELDTVSVTEVMKDSADREKAYLTQSTEYYSLVPGIELEDSDHGEYESVDLS comes from the exons ATGGCAATCAAAG TTTCTGTTTCAGAGATGGTCTGCCAGTGGGGCGTCCTGTTGCTTTTCACATTACTGGTGAGGAATGGACTCgtggatggatgtgtgtgtccagcagccACCGTTCTGGCCCAGTTTCCCTCAGAGATCCCTGCTGAGGTTTGCTGCCTGAACTACTCTGGATCTGCTTTCAGTCATATACCTTGGCCCGTGTTTACCAATGAGACAAATGTAGAAATCCTGGATCTTTCCAACTGTAGCATCAGTTATATTAATGGGACCGGTGTGGGGGCCTCCATGCTGAAAGAGGTCTTTCTAAATCACAACAGACTAAATACACTGCCAGAGGATTTTCTGGCCGACCAGCCCAGCCTGAGGGCGCTGCATCTGGGTGGAAACCAGCTGCAGGAGCTCCCTGAGGGCTTCCTTCGTGGTTCTGACAACCTCCAGGAGGTGGATTTACAGGGGAACCAGCTAAGCTATCTCCCAGGATCTGTGCTGCAGAAGCCCAGTCTGATGAGACTGGGGCTGGATGGGAACCCCTGGGATTGCTCCTGCATGTTACTGGAGAGCCTGGAGGCGGGCAGCCACGGTAACAGGACCACCAGCCTGCACGATCTGGTGGGGAATTTGACCTGCACCTCTCCCATGCACCTGGCAGGCAGGGTTGTGTGGTCGGTGAAGCTCAGCAATGCGTGCCGTCCCCCTGGCCTCACcgcgctcttcatcctcctgcccctcctcatcctctcagcCTTACTGCTCTGCTGGTGCTGcgggagaaagaagaggaaagagactTCTACTTTCAGCGCCTCAAAGAAGAGGGCGTCTAGCTCCAACTGCAACGGACAGAAACATCGTGCCAAGCAGCAACCTGCAGCTTTACAGAGCACTAAGGCCGGGGACGGCATGAACGAGGGCATCCTGAAGAATCAGCTGCTGCTGCGCCCGGCATCCACCCTCCTGGGCAGCACCAGAGACATCTATGAGGAGGTGGAGATCAAACTGGGCTCAGTGGAGTCTCTGCCCCGAGCCTCTTCCCACTGCTCCACCTCCACAGAGGGGAGGCAGGGCACCCAGGGGCCCGAGGGGGGCAACAAGGCAGAGCTGGACACTGTGAGTGTGACGGAGGTGATGAAAGACTCAGCGGACAGGGAGAAGGCTTACCTGACCCAGTCCACTGAATACTACAGCCTGGTGCCAGGCATCGAGCTGGAGGACTCGGACCACGGCGAGTATGAGAGCGTTGACCTTTCGTGA
- the hectd3 gene encoding E3 ubiquitin-protein ligase HECTD3, whose protein sequence is MSLGDNPHLLLGRIRFLNKCIECFRRGEPVPESLCYVPKEVCFKICKDSSSASSVSLSAAVASVGKTLVSVFESPHQSPHSKKLCKYNIEPKKGTCIRTTGEEYCNSQGLWVKINKEQLEEHRVGQELEEGWILVCKHTEGGDRLVPVESPETVSRHQQLFGYDHKPCDTWEQVVDVENSLHIGSKPKIAERDDAAVQKLRYVPPTWTYECDEDLVHYFYDHIGKEDENLGSVKQCVTSIDVSSCSEDPNGGASCLTDGDTETYWESDGMQGQHWIRLHMKRGTVVNKLILTVDSTDDNYMPKRVTVYGGEGDNLKKLSDVTIDDNLIGEVCVLEDMTSHLPVIEVRIEECRDEGIDVRIRGLKIKSSCERDLGLNADVFQSSNLVRYPRLEGTEPDVLYRRALVIQRFISLLDSLLPHLVPAWDYSLGTFNQIKSIKQFMLLSKRRSALITQCLKDSETSKPNFMPRLYINRRLAMEHRDNPSLDPSCKNAVFIQVYEGLKPSDKFEKTLDYRWPARYDQWWECKFIAEGIIDQGGGFRDSLADMSEELCPSSAECPMPLPFFTRTSNQGTGEARDYYVPNPSCKEFHKFEWIGQLMGAALRGKDFLVLALPGLVWKQLTGETVSWTKDFPAVDSVLVKLLEAMESMDPETFEFKFGDELVYTTLLSDGQMVELIPGGSNVAVRYEDRREFIRLVQKARLEESKQQIAAMQAGLLKVVPQAVLDLLTWQEVEKKVCGDPEITVEALKRLTRYEDLEQTDVRVQYLWEALMNFTNEDRSRFLRFVTGRSRLPAPIYIFPDKQGSETTDALPQSSTCSSTLYLPNYPSAKVCEEKLRYAAYNCVAIDTDMSPWEE, encoded by the exons ATGTCGCTGGGTGACAACCCTCACCTTCTGCTGGGGAGGATCCGCTTCCTGAACAAGTGCATTGAATGTTTCAGGAGGGGAGAGCCTGTACCGGAAAGTTTATGTTATGTCCCGAAGGAGGTTTGTTTTAAAATCTGCAAAGATTCATCATCCGCCTCGTCTGTCTCGTTGAGCGCAGCGGTGGCCTCTGTGGGGAAAACCCTCGTCTCCGTTTTTGAAAGCCCCCATCAGAGCCCCCACAGCAAGAAATTATGCAAGTACAACATTGAACCAAAGAAAGGGACATGTATTCGGACTACAGGGGAGGAATACTGCAACAGTCAGGGCCTCTGGGTCAAAATAAATAAG gagcagctggaggagcaccGTGTGGGCCAGGAGCTCGAAGAGGGCTGGATCCTCGTGTGCAAGCACACGGAGGGGGGTGACAGGCTGGTGCCGGTGGAGTCGCCAGAGACTGTGAGCAGACACCAGCAGCTCTTCGGCTACGACCACAAGCCTTGTGACACATGGGAGCAGGTGGTGGACGTGGAGAACTCCCTGCACATTGGCTCTAAACCCAAGATCGCGGAGCGTGATGACGCTGCCGTCCAGAAGCTAAG GTATGTGCCTCCCACCTGGACGTATGAATGCGACGAGGACCTGGTGCACTACTTCTATGACCACATAGGAAAAGAGGATGAGAACCTGGGGAgtgtgaaacagtgtgtgaCCAGCATTGATGTATCCTCATGTTCG GAGGATCCCAACGGGGGTGCTAGCTGTCTGACCGACGGCGACACAGAGACTTACTGGGAGAGCGACGGCATGCAGGGACAACACTGGATCCGCCTGCACATGAAGAGAGGCACTGTGGTCAA TAAGCTGATATTGACGGTAGACTCCACAGATGACAACTACATGCCCAAGAGAGTCACAGTGTATGGAGGAGAGGGGGACAATCTGAAGAAGCTGAGTGATGTCACCATAGACGA CAATCTAATTGGAGAAGTGTGTGTTCTGGAGGATATGACATCACACCTGCCGGTCATTGAGGTGCGGATAGAGGAATGTAGGG ATGAGGGCATAGACGTTCGGATCCGAGGCTTGAAGATCAAGTCGTCGTGTGAAAGGGACCTGGGTCTCAACGCTGATGTCTTCCAGTCCTCCAACCTGGTGCGCTACCCGCGTCTGGAGGGAACTGAGCCCGACGTCCTCTACCGCAGAGCGCTGGTCATCCAGAG GTTCATCTCTCTCCTGGACAGTTTGCTGCCACATTTAGTACCAGCCTGGGACTACAGCCTGGGCACCTTCAACCAGATCAAA AGCATAAAGCAGTTCATGCTGCTGTCCAAGCGCCGCTCAGCCCTCATCACCCAGTGCCTGAAGGACTCGGAGACCAGCAAGCCCAACTTCATGCCCCGCCTCTACATCAACAGGCGCCTGGCCATGGAGCACAGAGACAACCCCTCCCTGGACCCCAGCTGCAAGAACGCCGTGTTCATACAG GTTTACGAGGGTCTGAAGCCATCTGACAAATTTGAGAAAACTTTGGATTATag GTGGCCGGCTCGGTACGACCAGTGGTGGGAGTGTAAGTTCATTGCAGAGGGAATCATCGACCAGGGCGGAGGCTTTCGGGACAGCCTGGCAGACATGTCAGAGGAGCTCTGCCCCAGCTCAGCAGAGTGTCCCATGCCTCTGCCGTTCTTCACACGCACTTCCAACCAG GGCACCGGTGAGGCGAGGGATTACTATGTCCCCAACCCATCCTGTAAAGAGTTCCACAAGTTCGAGTGGATCGGCCAGCTCATGGGAGCTGCTCTGAGAGGGAAGGACTTCCTG GTCTTGGCTCTCCCTGGGCTCGTGTGGAAGCAGCTGACTGGAGAGACAGTGAGCTGGACTAAAGACTTCCCGGCTGTAGACTCTGTACTG GTGAAACTGCTGGAGGCCATGGAGAGCATGGACCCGGAGACGTTTGAGTTTAAGTTTGGCGACGAGCTGGTGTACACCACCCTGCTGAGCGACGGCCAGATGGTGGAGCTTATCCCCGGCGGCAGCAACGTGGCCGTTCGCTACGAGGACCGCAGGGAGTTCATCCGCCTGGTGCAGAAAGCTCGGCTGGAGGAAAGcaagcagcag ATTGCTGCCATGCAGGCGGGGCTGCTGAAGGTGGTTCCTCAGGCAGTGCTGGACCTGCTCACCTGGCAGGAAGTGGAGAAGAAAGTGTGTGGAGACCCTGAGATCACCGTGGAAGCCCTGAAACGACTCA CACGCTACGAGGACCTGGAACAAACGGATGTCAGAGTGCAATACCTGTGGGAAGCCCTGATGAACTTCACTAACG aggATCGCAGCAGGTTTTTGAGGTTTGTGACCGGTAGAAGCCGTCTTCCTGCCCCCATCTACATCTTTCCCGACAAACAGGG CTCTGAAACAACAGATGCACTTCCACAGTCCTCCACATGTTCCAGCACCCTTTATTTACCCAACTACCCAAG TGCAAAAGTTTGCGAGGAGAAGCTGCGTTATGCTGCTTACAACTGCGTGGCCATCGACACAGACATGAGCCCCTGGGAGGAGTGA
- the best4 gene encoding bestrophin-4: protein MTVSYTLEVADAKFGGFSKLLFRWKGSIYRLLYKEFLMFCGLYIFFSVFYRFLLTPKQQDLFERIALYCDQFTNTSFIPVLFVLGFYVTLAFNRWWGQYTSFPLPDNLMMAVSGNVHGTDERGRLLRRTLMRYANLSSVLILRSISTRVHKRFPTLEHIVESGFMTSLELKKFESHHSDFNKYWMPLTWFANLASRAREEGRVRDDIALRLLMDELNNYRAKCSLLFHYDWISIPLVYTQVVTAAVYSFFGFCLIGRQFLNPAKGYKNHQLDMYVPVFTLLQFFFYTGWLKVGELIINPFGEDDDDFETNQLIDRNIEVSMLAVDDMYQNLPPTLKDKHWEQKHFSVPYTLSTAVETLRPAFKGSTYDMRMSAEDLEIHQPEDAPLDAQCLPLKGSVGNGLDKLLQRGKGAFRGGSLPSLIDSNEDYEGDADAEGMDVCALPPEAGISTTKQERALISIAVHHAQ, encoded by the exons ATGACGGTTTCCTACACCCTTGAGGTGGCCGATGCCAAGTTTGGTGGCTTTTCCAAGCTCCTGTTCAGATGGAAAGGGAGCATCTACAGGTTGCTTTACAAGGAATTCCTGATGTTTTGTGGGCTGTAcatatttttcagtgtgttttacag GTTCCTCCTCACGCCAAAGCAGCAGGACCTTTTTGAACGCATCGCCCTTTACTGTGACCAGTTTACCAACACCAGCTTCATCccagttttgtttgtattgg GTTTCTATGTCACCTTGGCCTTTAATCGCTGGTGGGGTCAGTACACCAGCTTCCCGCTGCCTGACAACCTGATGATGGCGGTGTCTGGGAACGTGCACGGGACAGACGAGAGAGGCCGCTTGCTGCGACGCACGCTCATGAGATATGCCAACTTGTCCTCCGTTCTCATCCTCCGCTCCATCAGCACCAGAGTCCACAAGCGCTTTCCAACTTTGGAGCACATTGTGGAATCTG GATTTATGACGTCACTCGAGCTCAAAAAGTTCGAGTCTCACCACTCTGACTTCAACAAGTACTGGATGCCTTTGACTTGGTTTGCAAATCTGGCCTccagagcgagagaggagggTCGAGTGCGGGACGACATCGCGTTGAGACTCCTCATGGAT GAGCTCAATAATTACAGAGCCAAGTGCAGCCTCCTGTTCCACTACGACTGGATCAGCATCCCTCTGGTCTACACTCAG GTAGTCACTGCAGCAGTTTACTCGTTTTTTGGTTTCTGTCTGATCGGGCGGCAATTTCTGAATCCTGCGAAGGGGTACAAGAATCACCAGCTGGACATGTATGTGCCCGTCTTCACGCTGCTGCAGTTCTTCTTCTACACCGGCTGGCTCAAG GTCGGGGAACTGATCATCAATCCATTTGGGGAGGATGATGACGACTTTGAAACCAACCAGCTGATTGACCGTAACATTGAG GTGTCCATGCTGGCTGTGGATGATATGTATCAGAATCTACCACCGACTTTGAAGGACAAGCACTGGGAGCAGAAACATTTCTCCGTCCCCTACACACTGTCCACAGCGGTGGAGACTCTCAGGCCAGCCTTCAAGGGCTCCACCTATGACATGAG GATGAGCGCTGAGGATCTTGAGATTCACCAGCCTGAGGACGCTCCTTTAGATGCACAGTGTTTACCTCTGAAGGGCTCCGTGGGCAATGGTCTCGACAAACTTCTGCAGAGGGGCAAGGGCGCTTTCCGTGGCGGGAGCCTGCCATCTTTGATCGACTCCAATGAGGATTATGAaggtgatgctgatgctgagggGATGGATGTCTGCGCCCTTCCTCCTGAGGCTGGAATCAGCACCACGAAGCAAGAGAGAGCTTTGATTAGCATCGCAGTGCATCACGCCCAGTGA